In one Streptomyces sp. T12 genomic region, the following are encoded:
- a CDS encoding Tex family protein: MTTPLVGSIEGRIAAELGVRERQVKAAVELLDGGSTVPFIARYRKEATEMLDDAQLRTIEERLRYLRELEERRTAILESVREQGKLTEELEARIRGAETKARLEDIYLPYKPKRRTKAQIAREAGLEPLADGLLGDPTVEPLAAAAAFVDADKGVADPQAALDGARAILTERFSEDADLIGEVRERMWVRGRLAAKVRDGKEEAGAKFADYFDFAEPFTELPSHRVLAMLRGEKEEVLDLVLEPEEPTDGPSSYEGIVAAKFAIADRGRPADKWLKDTVRWAWRTRILVHLGIDLRLRLRTAAEDEAVNVFAANLRDLLLAAPAGTRATLGLDPGFRTGVKVAVVDATGKVVATDVIYPHVPANKWDEAITKLARLAKEHAVELVAIGNGTASRETDKLAGELITKHPELKLTKVMVSEAGASVYSASAFASQELPDMDVSLRGAVSIARRLQDPLAELVKIDPKSIGVGQYQHDLSEVKLSRSLDAVVEDCVNGVGVDVNTASAPLLARVSGITSGLAENIVAHRDANGPFKSRTQLKGVARLGPKAYEQCAGFLRIRGGDDPLDSSSVHPEAYPVVRRMVKTSGQEVASLIGNTGVLRSLKPNDFVDETFGLPTVTDILKELEKPGRDPRPAFKTATFKEGVEKISDLASGMVLEGVVTNVAAFGAFIDIGVHQDGLAHVSALSKTFVKDPRDVVKPGDIVKVKVLEVDIPRKRISLTLRLDDEAAAQGQQGGGGGERRQRGGRPPQQRQGRGGGGGGSRQAPAPANSAMADALRRAGLVDKKQGKR; this comes from the coding sequence GTGACGACACCCCTCGTAGGGTCCATCGAAGGCAGGATCGCCGCGGAGCTCGGCGTACGAGAGCGGCAGGTGAAGGCTGCCGTGGAGCTGCTCGACGGCGGTTCGACGGTGCCCTTCATCGCCCGCTACCGCAAGGAAGCGACCGAGATGCTCGACGACGCGCAGCTGCGCACGATCGAGGAGCGGCTGCGCTATCTGCGGGAGCTGGAGGAGCGGCGGACGGCGATCCTCGAGTCGGTGCGCGAGCAGGGCAAGCTGACCGAGGAGTTGGAGGCCCGGATCCGCGGCGCCGAGACCAAGGCGCGGCTCGAGGACATCTATCTGCCGTACAAGCCCAAGCGCAGGACCAAGGCGCAGATCGCGCGTGAGGCCGGGCTGGAGCCCCTCGCCGACGGCCTGCTCGGCGACCCGACCGTCGAGCCGCTGGCCGCTGCCGCCGCGTTCGTCGACGCCGACAAGGGCGTGGCCGATCCGCAGGCCGCGCTGGACGGCGCCCGGGCGATCCTCACGGAGCGGTTCTCGGAGGACGCCGACCTGATCGGCGAGGTGCGCGAGCGCATGTGGGTGCGTGGGCGACTGGCCGCCAAGGTGCGCGACGGCAAGGAGGAGGCGGGCGCGAAGTTCGCCGACTACTTCGACTTCGCCGAGCCGTTCACCGAGCTGCCCTCGCACCGCGTCCTGGCGATGCTGCGCGGCGAGAAGGAGGAGGTCCTCGACCTCGTCCTGGAGCCGGAGGAGCCCACGGACGGTCCTTCGTCGTACGAGGGGATCGTCGCCGCGAAGTTCGCGATCGCCGACCGCGGCCGCCCCGCCGACAAGTGGCTCAAGGACACGGTCCGTTGGGCCTGGCGCACCCGGATCCTCGTCCACCTCGGCATCGACCTGCGGCTGCGGCTGCGGACGGCCGCCGAGGACGAGGCGGTCAACGTCTTCGCGGCGAACCTGCGGGATCTGCTGCTCGCCGCCCCCGCCGGCACGCGCGCGACGCTGGGGCTGGACCCCGGCTTCCGTACCGGTGTGAAGGTCGCCGTCGTCGACGCCACCGGCAAGGTCGTCGCGACGGACGTCATCTACCCGCACGTCCCGGCGAACAAGTGGGACGAGGCGATCACCAAGCTCGCGCGGCTGGCCAAGGAGCACGCGGTCGAGCTGGTCGCGATCGGCAACGGCACGGCGTCCCGTGAGACCGACAAGCTCGCCGGTGAACTCATCACCAAGCACCCCGAGTTGAAGCTCACCAAGGTGATGGTGTCCGAGGCGGGCGCCTCGGTGTACTCGGCCTCGGCGTTCGCCTCGCAGGAGCTGCCCGACATGGACGTGTCGCTGCGCGGCGCGGTGTCGATCGCCCGCCGTCTGCAGGACCCGCTGGCCGAGCTGGTGAAGATCGACCCGAAGTCGATCGGTGTCGGCCAGTACCAGCACGACCTGTCCGAGGTGAAGCTGTCGCGCTCGCTGGACGCGGTGGTGGAGGACTGTGTGAACGGCGTGGGCGTGGACGTCAACACGGCGTCGGCACCGCTGCTCGCCCGGGTCTCCGGCATCACCTCGGGGCTGGCGGAGAACATCGTGGCGCACCGGGACGCGAACGGCCCCTTCAAGTCGCGCACCCAGCTGAAGGGCGTGGCGCGGCTGGGCCCGAAGGCGTACGAGCAGTGCGCGGGCTTCCTGCGCATCCGCGGCGGCGACGACCCGCTGGACTCCTCCAGCGTCCACCCCGAGGCGTACCCGGTCGTCCGGCGCATGGTGAAGACCTCCGGCCAGGAGGTGGCCTCGCTCATCGGCAACACGGGCGTGCTGCGGTCGCTGAAGCCGAACGACTTCGTGGACGAGACCTTCGGTCTGCCGACCGTGACGGACATCCTCAAGGAGCTGGAGAAGCCCGGGCGCGACCCGCGGCCCGCCTTCAAGACGGCCACCTTCAAGGAGGGCGTCGAGAAGATCTCCGACCTGGCGTCCGGGATGGTCCTGGAGGGCGTCGTGACGAACGTGGCGGCCTTCGGGGCGTTCATCGACATCGGTGTCCACCAGGACGGTCTGGCGCACGTCTCCGCGCTGTCGAAGACGTTCGTCAAGGACCCCCGTGACGTGGTGAAGCCCGGCGACATCGTCAAGGTCAAGGTCCTCGAGGTCGACATCCCGCGCAAGCGGATCTCCCTGACGCTGCGGCTCGACGACGAGGCGGCTGCCCAGGGGCAGCAGGGCGGGGGCGGCGGTGAGCGCCGGCAGCGGGGCGGGCGGCCGCCGCAGCAGCGACAGGGGCGCGGCGGCGGTGGCGGCGGCTCACGTCAGGCGCCGGCTCCGGCCAACAGCGCGATGGCCGACGCGCTGCGCCGCGCGGGTCTGGTCGACAAGAAGCAGGGCAAGCGCTGA
- a CDS encoding LPFR motif small protein, which yields MFRAIADVLRQIGGAIATVVTLPFRALARLFGGASSSTRSRRA from the coding sequence GTGTTCCGTGCAATCGCAGACGTGTTGCGGCAGATCGGTGGTGCGATCGCCACGGTCGTGACGCTGCCGTTCCGGGCCCTGGCCCGGCTCTTCGGCGGCGCCTCCAGCAGTACGCGAAGCCGCAGGGCCTGA
- a CDS encoding GlxA family transcriptional regulator has product MAQRTVLFVLFDGVQSLDVTGPLEVFAGAEQHTPGTYRIRTASLDGAPVRTSSGLTVVPDESLADSEEPHTLLVPGGQGTRSPDTRLTDWLREHGPRAERLVSVCTGAIRLAQAGLLDGRRATTHWAYCAKLARDHPAVEVDPDPIYVRDGHVSTSAGVTSGIDLALALVEEDLGRDAALAIARHLVVFLRRPGNQAQFSAQLAAQTARREPLREVQQWITEHPGEDLSVEALAARARLSPRHFARAFQSETGMTPGRYVDRVRLEHARRLLEDTADGIEEISRTSGYGTPEAMRRAFVRTLGAAPSEYRRRFHPIPTH; this is encoded by the coding sequence ATGGCGCAGCGAACCGTTCTTTTCGTCCTGTTCGACGGTGTGCAGAGCCTCGACGTCACCGGCCCGCTGGAGGTCTTCGCGGGGGCCGAGCAGCACACCCCGGGCACGTACCGCATCCGTACGGCCTCGCTGGACGGCGCCCCCGTGCGCACCTCCAGCGGCCTGACCGTCGTACCGGACGAATCGCTCGCGGACAGCGAGGAGCCGCACACCCTGCTGGTCCCGGGCGGCCAGGGCACCCGGAGTCCGGACACCCGGCTGACCGATTGGCTGCGCGAGCACGGACCGCGGGCCGAGCGGCTGGTCTCGGTGTGCACCGGCGCGATCCGGCTCGCCCAGGCGGGCCTCCTGGACGGTCGCCGCGCCACCACCCACTGGGCGTACTGCGCCAAGCTCGCCCGCGACCACCCGGCCGTCGAGGTCGACCCCGACCCGATCTACGTGCGCGACGGACACGTCTCGACATCCGCCGGCGTCACCTCGGGCATCGACCTCGCCCTCGCCCTGGTGGAGGAGGACCTCGGCCGGGACGCGGCCCTCGCCATCGCCCGGCACCTGGTCGTCTTCCTCCGGCGGCCCGGGAACCAGGCCCAGTTCAGCGCCCAGCTCGCCGCCCAGACCGCCCGGCGCGAGCCGCTGCGCGAGGTCCAGCAGTGGATCACCGAGCACCCCGGCGAGGACCTGTCGGTGGAGGCGCTGGCCGCCCGGGCCCGCCTCTCGCCCCGCCACTTCGCCCGCGCCTTCCAGAGCGAGACCGGGATGACCCCGGGCCGCTACGTCGACCGCGTCCGCCTCGAACACGCCCGCCGGCTCCTGGAGGACACCGCCGACGGCATCGAGGAGATCTCCCGCACCAGCGGCTACGGCACCCCGGAGGCGATGCGCCGTGCCTTCGTCAGGACCCTCGGCGCGGCCCCCTCCGAGTACCGCCGCCGCTTCCACCCGATCCCTACGCACTGA
- a CDS encoding DJ-1/PfpI family protein produces MQFAIVLYDRFTALDAVGPYETLGRLPDCELVFVAEESGPVRSDSGNLTLIADKTLAEVPNPDVVVVPGGPGQILQMENKVLLDWIRTADATSTWTTSVCTGSLLLAAAGLLEGRRATSHWLALDELRKFGVEPTGERVVTDGKYVTAAGVSSGIDMGLALLGHLAGDFVAQAVQLGIEYDPQPPYDAGAPHKAPADVVELLRSRSRFILGQEPTT; encoded by the coding sequence ATGCAGTTCGCGATCGTCCTCTACGACCGATTCACCGCCCTCGACGCCGTCGGACCGTACGAGACCCTCGGCCGGCTGCCGGACTGCGAGCTCGTCTTCGTCGCCGAGGAGAGCGGACCCGTCCGCAGCGACAGCGGGAATCTCACGTTGATCGCCGACAAGACCCTGGCCGAGGTGCCGAACCCCGACGTGGTGGTCGTCCCCGGCGGTCCCGGGCAGATCCTGCAGATGGAGAACAAGGTCCTCCTCGACTGGATCCGCACCGCCGACGCCACCAGCACCTGGACGACGTCCGTGTGCACCGGCTCCCTGCTGCTCGCCGCCGCGGGCCTCCTCGAAGGGCGCCGTGCGACCTCGCACTGGCTGGCCCTGGACGAGCTGCGGAAGTTCGGCGTCGAACCGACGGGGGAGCGGGTGGTGACCGACGGCAAGTACGTCACCGCGGCCGGGGTGTCCTCTGGCATCGACATGGGGCTCGCCCTGCTCGGCCACCTCGCCGGCGACTTCGTCGCCCAGGCCGTACAGCTGGGGATCGAGTACGACCCGCAGCCGCCCTACGACGCCGGGGCACCGCACAAGGCGCCCGCGGACGTCGTCGAGCTGCTCCGGTCGAGGAGCCGGTTCATCCTCGGCCAGGAACCGACCACGTGA
- a CDS encoding enoyl-CoA hydratase/isomerase family protein has translation MEPQLLHSVADSVATVVIHHPAKRNAMTAAMWRALPPLLGTLAADPAVRALVLTGEGGTFCAGADISTLQGSSQEAQGLAVAAEEALAAFPKPTLAAIRGHCVGGGSQLAAACDLRFAEEGSLFGVTPAKLGIVYPASSTRRLVSLVGPATTKYLLFSGELIGAERALRTGLVDEVLPEGELGKRVVEFTRILASRSQLTQAAAKEFADGRADRDAHWSEQARGSGDAAEGVAAFLERRQPRFTWSVPGRG, from the coding sequence ATGGAGCCCCAGCTGCTGCACAGCGTCGCCGACTCGGTCGCCACCGTCGTCATCCACCATCCGGCCAAGCGCAACGCGATGACGGCCGCGATGTGGCGGGCGCTGCCGCCGCTGCTCGGCACACTGGCCGCGGATCCGGCCGTGCGGGCGCTGGTGCTGACCGGTGAGGGCGGGACGTTCTGTGCGGGCGCCGACATCTCGACGCTCCAGGGGTCATCTCAGGAGGCGCAGGGGCTGGCGGTGGCCGCCGAGGAGGCGCTGGCCGCCTTCCCCAAGCCGACGCTGGCGGCGATCCGGGGGCACTGTGTGGGTGGCGGGTCGCAGCTGGCGGCGGCGTGTGATCTGCGGTTCGCCGAGGAGGGGTCGCTGTTCGGGGTGACGCCGGCGAAGCTCGGGATCGTGTATCCGGCGTCGTCCACGCGGCGGTTGGTGTCACTGGTGGGACCGGCGACCACCAAGTACCTGTTGTTCTCGGGCGAGTTGATCGGCGCGGAGCGTGCGCTGCGTACGGGTCTGGTGGACGAGGTGCTGCCGGAGGGCGAACTCGGCAAGCGGGTCGTGGAGTTCACCCGGATCCTGGCGTCGCGCTCGCAGCTGACGCAGGCCGCGGCGAAGGAGTTCGCGGACGGGCGTGCGGACCGGGACGCGCACTGGAGCGAGCAGGCGCGCGGCAGCGGCGACGCCGCGGAGGGGGTCGCCGCGTTCCTGGAGCGCCGTCAGCCGCGGTTCACGTGGTCGGTTCCTGGCCGAGGATGA
- a CDS encoding ATP-binding protein, translated as MENHGRGSGPRPAGGAAEPVGQRPPNPLPYEGVWRFTAPAVDASVPQARHAVRDLLYRQGVPVSDDLVQGVLLIVSELVTNAVRHAALLSPMLAVEVAVGAEWLRVSVEDNHPYRPTALEADHGRTGGRGLLLVREVTREAGGVCDVEHTASGGKVIWAAVPLKPVRVP; from the coding sequence ATGGAGAACCACGGGCGCGGGTCCGGCCCACGCCCAGCAGGCGGCGCGGCCGAGCCCGTCGGTCAGCGGCCGCCGAATCCACTGCCGTACGAGGGCGTCTGGCGGTTCACCGCTCCCGCCGTCGACGCCTCCGTCCCGCAGGCGCGGCACGCCGTACGGGACCTGCTGTACCGCCAGGGCGTGCCGGTTTCGGACGACCTCGTCCAGGGGGTGCTGCTGATCGTCTCGGAGCTGGTCACGAACGCCGTACGGCACGCGGCGCTGCTGTCGCCGATGCTGGCCGTGGAGGTCGCCGTCGGCGCCGAGTGGCTGCGGGTGTCCGTCGAGGACAACCACCCCTACCGCCCGACAGCCCTGGAGGCGGACCACGGCCGGACCGGCGGCCGCGGGCTGCTCCTGGTGCGCGAGGTCACGCGCGAGGCGGGCGGCGTGTGCGACGTCGAGCACACGGCGAGCGGCGGCAAGGTGATCTGGGCCGCCGTCCCGCTCAAACCCGTGCGCGTGCCCTAG
- the idi gene encoding isopentenyl-diphosphate Delta-isomerase, whose protein sequence is MPITPATATHSPSNGAADAILLELVDENGVTIGTAEKLAAHQPPGQLHRAFSVFLFDERGRLLLQQRALGKYHSPGVWSNTCCGHPYPGEAPFAAAARRTHEELGVSPSLLAEAGTVRYNHPDPDSGLVEQEYNHLFVGLVQSPLRPDSEEVGATAFVTSAELTERHAKDTFSSWFMTVLDAARPAIRELTGPSADW, encoded by the coding sequence ATGCCGATCACACCTGCGACCGCGACGCACAGTCCGTCGAACGGCGCCGCAGACGCGATTTTGCTGGAACTGGTCGACGAGAACGGTGTGACGATCGGCACCGCGGAGAAGCTCGCCGCCCATCAGCCGCCGGGGCAGCTGCACCGCGCCTTCTCCGTGTTCCTCTTCGACGAGCGCGGCCGGCTGCTGCTCCAGCAGCGGGCGCTCGGCAAGTACCACTCCCCCGGCGTCTGGTCCAACACCTGCTGCGGCCACCCCTACCCCGGCGAGGCGCCCTTCGCGGCCGCGGCCCGGCGCACGCACGAGGAACTCGGTGTCTCCCCGTCGCTGCTCGCGGAGGCGGGCACGGTCCGCTACAACCACCCGGACCCGGACTCGGGTCTGGTGGAGCAGGAGTACAACCACCTCTTCGTCGGCCTGGTGCAGTCCCCGCTGCGGCCGGACTCCGAGGAGGTCGGTGCGACCGCCTTCGTGACCTCCGCCGAGCTGACGGAGCGCCACGCGAAGGACACCTTCTCGTCCTGGTTCATGACGGTTCTCGACGCGGCCCGCCCCGCGATCAGGGAGCTGACGGGACCGTCGGCCGACTGGTGA